TTGGAGGGTTGGAGGTGTTTTAGCAATGTCACGTGCCTTTGGAAACCGTATGCTAAAGCAATTTGTTGTAGCTGAACCTGACATCCAGGTATTCTTCAAGTTTTAATTAACTTAGATATTTTCTGCTGTAGACTATACTATCGTGCATGGTTAAAAAGGTTTTGGTTTTCTGTTTTCAGGAACAAGAGCTTAGCGAAGAATTTGAATTGCTGGTTCTTGCAAGTGACGGTCTGTGGGATGTTGTATCTAACGATGTATGTCATAGTGAATAGTGATCGCcttatagtttttatttgattgtcaTCAAATTTATGCTACCCTTAAGTCCTTAGCCATCCCCTGTTACCATTAATTGCCACTCAGATAAATGCAACATTTTgctatttatatagtttgaaaGAAGATTTCTAAAAAGGTCCTCGGTGTTTACTAAACAAAAGGTTCCTTTAGTGGTATCTAATATTTGGAACGATACAGAGAAGATTAGTAAACAAAGGAATCATTTGAGTCAAAATTTATGTTATCAATGTTCTTTTGGGTGATCGGCTTTTTTTTTGGTGTTCgtctaatattttttaaatttctctACAACCGTGTTTTCCAGGACGTGATCTCAATTGCACAGGCTGAATTAGAACCAGAGGCAGCGGCTAATAAGCTGATAGAGACTGCTTTTGGCTGTGGAAGCGCAGATAATATTACATGTATAGTAGTGAAGCTTTGTCCTAATTCCCCAACTGAATCCAAACTCCCATCCGTAACGGAAACTGAAACCGAGACACGAAACCAAATTGAAACTGAGATCGAGGCAAAACGCCAAGCTGCAACGGAAACTGAAATTGAGACGCATCCCCAAACTGAAACTGAAACCAAATCTGATGTCCCAACAGGAAATGTTGCAGAAACCAAAGATGAAACACAGAGCAATTCTGAGGACAAATGATGGATGTGGTAAATTCAGCAATTTGTTGACCCTTTGGTTTCCATAAATTTTGTTGCACCTATTTTTCGATGATCTTGTTAAGGTTGAAGTTCAATAATGACATTGTATTCATTTTCATTCGTTTAACTTAGTGGGGTTTTTTGGTTCGCGAACCCTTCAatccaaaatgtttttgttgTAGCATATACTATTAAAGGTCTACCCATTTACTGCTTGGCTTAATAATGGGATTTTAAACCTGTAACTTTACACGGAGAAACCGCAGTGGTTCACACTACACGACTTCACCCCACCACACCAAATAAGGCTATAACATCAACCATACAATACTTACTACACAATGACATGCAACAATTTCAAAGTTCTTAAAAGACTACGTAATTGACCGCTCCATGCCTCCATGTAACAATTCGTCTGTTTCATGAGTTTGATGCTCCATAATGTAAAAGTGAAAACAAAGtttaattgaaataataatgatatgatAAGTGTTAAAGTGTATAAGTGAATAAGTGATAGGATTGCACTTAAAAAAGTATAACTAGTGGGTTAAAATCATATGTTGAGTGGCCTTAATTATTGTGTTTGCTCTGTTAATGATTTGGTTCCATTATGCTAAAAAAAATACGAGTACTAGATAAAGATTCAAATAAGTTTAATATCGAAAATTAGATGTTAAAGTTAAAGGAAATACTATATTCATGTTGATTAGATAAAATTTCAAATAAGTTTATTATAGAAAAGTAAATGTTAAAGTTAAAGAAAATACTATAatcatgttgaaaagtttatcgtatgaaatataaatacatttattttgtgcaagaaaactaaaaatagaaaaacgaacaaaaacttaaaaaaataaagataaaaactatTTATTAAAACTACAAATCTGTCCAACAAATGAATATCATTTTCATACATAATCATCTGTTTTCTAATTTATTgtatattaaactaaaaataataaaataccatATGAAGCCCAAAAAACCAATTTGGCCCAAAACACCATCCTAATTCCTTACAGCTAACTTGGCGggaaaaggaaaataaataaataaaaatcctatttttaacatgtttttctgTCTATATACTAATCATTTTTAGACCTATTTATCCTTTTCCATgctaatttgtaaaaaaaaaaggaaatgattTGACGTCTAGGTGACCTCTTCAAAATCACTTCTCAAAGTGGAagaactaaaaataaaaaagcggTTAAAGTAGATTGATTGGATTTCACCTTTCTTGGGGACAAAAGGTAAAATTACATTAAGAAACAGCAAAAGCTTTGAGGGGAAACGGAATCAGCCTTTCTTTTACGTGTTCAGGTATTATTCATCATTTACTCCTCTAACTTCATGATCTTTTATACATCTAGTACAACTTATACACCAGATTGTACAagttattaatacaaaaaagtAGTACCAATACCCTTTATGGAAAAATATGACCTTATTAGTTACGGGCTAGGGTTCCCTCTAATACCCTTTAGAAGTAAGTTAATATATGGAGCTTGTTATATATTTAAGTCGGGTgaaaaaaaccctcacatattatctttttaatatgGTACATAGATAAAATactcaaacatttatttaaaatattaaaaaattgtcaTTGGGGTGATAGCCCATTGGTTAGAGAGTTTTTCACTTTGTGGTTTTTTCCTAGGGGGTCATGGGTTTCTGCCCTTAGCAATGTTATACCCATCTACACATAAgagagcaaaccctttagggcattgccAGGATTCGAACCCGGCGTGACACATCAAAGTTTGGGGTCTTAGCCGTCCATTTATACCCTTtgtctttgaaaaaaaaaaaaaaaaattagcatgaggggtttttcatccaaattaGTGTGTAATTTTCCTAACgtattaatactttttttaacTCCAAATTGTAAGCTCTAACAACATTGCCTTTTCATATACATCTCTAGCTCCACAAAAACTCGTAATTTTCGGAAAAACCCATGCCTTCAGCGCTGGAGAATTTTTCGCTCACCCGAATGTAAACCAAAACCTTAGGCTGCGTTTGCTTGTGGAAATTATGTTCTACTTTTCCATTTTTAAATTTCTAGAAAATGGAAGGGGTTTTTCTTATTAGAAAACAAAtcgaaaattttaaaaatgcatTCGAATTAGAAAGCACTATTTTCATTATCCATAAAACATGTTACAATTTACTTGGGTTGGTGTGGAGACGGGGCTCAGAGGTTggagtttttaaattttgaaaattgaaaagtggaaagaatagaaaacaataaaacaatgttttcatgttttcattGAAAGGTAGAacatattgttttctttttatggaAAACTatcagtgtttttttttttccttccataTTTCTTTCGGAAACGAATATGGAAAACAATGGGTGTTTTGTTGGATAATCTGTTCGAATGCTGGATCGCCAAAATAGTAATTGTTATCCTGTCTGTCTTGTTCATTTTGCCATCTATCCTAAGCTGGATAATCTATTCGAATGCTGGATTCGCCAATGCATCATATTAAGGTTTTGTTGTCATGGCTAATAAAAATATCTATCACATGCCTACCATCAGCATTTTAATTAAATTGCGCAATCTTACGTATCAGTGTATTCGTCCATTAGTCCTGTTtcgtgtaattattttaatgcaaaattctttctttcctttaaTGAATGTAAGCATGTTATTTGTAACTCTTAGTCTATGCTTTAATATCAATTTTCAACGTGTAATGTGGATTTTGTCCGTTAACTGCTTCTTTTGTTGGTTAACGCTCCCTCAGCATTTAGATGTAATGTCAAACAAAAATCTTTATAAGtggctaaaattgatctgtcaGTTTTGAGTTACATTGTGATTAGACCCATTTAGATTCTTGattactagcattgtacccgcgcgatgcggcggtggtcgtgacggcgacggtgtggtggtggaggcgagtggtggtggtggatgcgacgtcgagtgccgtagataattcatataaaagtaattgatttaaaatgttaatgaagatattttagaaaaataaaggattgatagtgtaatttaattattaatgttaagagaatagtgtatgtaaaaatattttaaaaggttgtagccttgtaggtgaaaatattacataggagggcattttagacatttcccccatgtaactttcaacatgggggtattttctttaatatagagtatagatattAGTTATTTAATTGTAAAGCATATCTGGAGTTTGAGAAAGTTAATTAGGgaataataaaatttagttaTATAATCAACTGCATATATATCCAAATAGCTGTTTTTAGTGACATACCATGTAAGAATATAAGTCGGCAGATTTCTGAAAGAAAACACTTTTCGCTGTTGTTTGTTGTTACCAATTAGTTCGTTTATAATTGTGTAACACTTCACATTTTCTTTGTTACTTGGAACACTTACCCTGTTTATGTTGGATATTATGGCACTTCAACTGCATATGAATTCCTAATTAAGATTACATGTTATGTATGGCAGTATAAGATTTCGTGGGTCAGCATTATAGCTTATGGAGTGCAATAAAGACGAGGCAATCCGGGCAAAGATAATTGCTGAAAAGAAGTGGGCTGATAATGATTTTGTTGGTGCAAAGAAATTTACTCAAAAAGCCCAGACACTATATCCTGGGCTTGATGGTATATCTCAATTTCTGATCATGCTAGATGTGTACATCTCATCAGAGAGTAAGGTGAATGGGGAGTCGGATTGGTACAAGGTACTGAATGTAGATCcctctgatgatgatgaaacaaTTAGAAAACAGTACAAAATGTTGGCGCTCAAGCTTCATCCCGATAAAAACAAGTCAGTTGGTGCAGATGGTGCGTTTAAGATAGTTTCAGAGGCCTGGAGTTTTTTATCGGACAAGGATAGACGATCAGCTTATAACCAGAGGAGAAACTCACATACACCCCCCAATGTCAATGGAGATCATGACAATTCTGCAAACAGATCAACTTCAAACCCCGAGAATTGTAAAAAGACCAAAAGTACTCAGACTAAGGCTCATAAGAGGAACAAGTTTTGGACTATTTGCTATCGATGCAAGCTGTATCATGTATGTCGTAAGAAGTACCTTAATCATAGCATTATATGTCCAAGTTGTTGTAAGCCTTTTCTTGCTGCAGAGATAGCAGTGCCAACAAGTTTTAGTAAGCTAGCTGTGATGGCCACATACCCATCTGGCCCTGGTTCGTATGCACAGATGCCACATCCACTGTATTACACACAGCCACCTGCTCAAGCTACTGGATGGGCACCATCAAGTTCTAGTTCATATGCACAGATGGCACCGTCAATGGGCTATACCCAGTCCGTTGCTCAGAATGCTGCCTGTGCACCATCTGGTCCTGGTTCATATGTACAGATGCCACTGCCAGTGTATTACACAAAGCCACCTGCTCAAGCTACTGGATGGGCACCGTCGAGTTCTAGTTCATATGCACAGATGGCACCGCCTATGGGATATACCCAACCCGTTGCTCAGAATGCTGGATGGGCACCACCAGGTCAGATGACACCACCTCAGAATACTGGATGGCCACCATCAGGTTCATATGCACAAATACCAGTGCCTATGAATTTAACCCAACCAACTGCCCAGGCTACAGGAGTGCCACCATCTGCTCATAATTCGTACTATAAAACAAACATCAATCCTGGTTCCTATACCCAATTTGTTCAGAAGGCACATGACGGGTTGAAAAGAGATTGTGAAGACTTTCTTGCACAATTCAcctcaaaaagaagaaaaggtgAAGATGGTGGTCAGTCTTCTAATTAACATATCTCGTATCATCTCACCACCAACTTTTGGATCTTAATTACTGGAAGTTCTCCTTAATGCTGATAACCTAAAAGGGACCATAGAATTAACACGATGATGAATGGGGTTATATTTTTGTTCGATCAATCTTAAGTACTTATTGGTAAGCAGATTTGTCAGCAAGTTTTTGTCTGGGATGAATTTTTGCAATTAAAATTGCTGGCTTTGGTGCAAAAGATGCAATGTATAACTTAATTAGGTTATTCTTTTGAATGACAACTTCTTAGATCCAAGCTAACCCCGGTTCTTCAAGAAATGAATGTGGATTCCTAGTCTGACTCGTTAGCGTCTTTATTTTTGTAACTGAAACACAAGTACATTACTTAACGAGCTAGtttacattataaaaaaaaaagagagtatGATATGATCTTCGCATAAATATAACATTGTATTGTAtgccttttcaaaataaattgcCCTGATGAAAAACTTATGTTAACAATCCAGTAGAGTATATTCCGCCACTTCTATACCATTAAACAGATATTCTATTAGTGATATCTTTTAAGGTTATAAGATGTCTGTACGTATGTTCCTGATGTATGCATAATAATTACAAGAGAATGTAGATTACAATTTAAGAGGACTTTGTGTTAACTAACGCACCTGTTTTACATGACTGTGCATACAACTCCAACATCGATACATCAAATCCAAATTTGTGAGTATGCATATTAATAACCAAAAGGACTTTATCTACTTCATGAATGAACAGGCGACGATCACATTTTGTTTGCTTTTTAAGAGCCTGAATTATTAAGATTGTATCGCGTCAACATAGAAGGTCCATTTGATTTACCTTGAGAACTAATGAACCAATCTTGATAATTAGATCAAAGATAGATGATTTTTTAAATACATGCAAAATGCACATGAATATATTATAGTCTGCCTGGTTCTCTCTTCTGTATTGTGGTAAGCTCCAAATTCCACATGAGTGTGTGTATATTGACCGCTGCTCAAGACCCAGTTTATATTGTATCAGAGGAAATTGAAGATTCTGTAAGTCAAGTTTGAAATGAAACAGGTTGTGCTCCTTGAAACTTTGTGTTCTTTGTAATAGATCCTTAAATAACTTAAGGAGCATATTCTGTCTCACAAAAGAACTCTTTTTTAGTTGTGAGAGCATTGAATGGCGGGTATGTATCTCAAAGATTAAAAAATGAATCCATTGTTGTATCATAACACACACCATTCATGCGCCCGGGGTgttgaaaatttatatatgttattaggAAGGTGGATGAAAGCTATTTCCATAGCATCTACAGAGCTTGTTTCATATGCAATCGATCATGCAGGATCTGAGAGGGACTACATGGACAAGAATTTCCCATGCTCAGGTAAAACAATGACTATTAAGCTTTACTTTATCttcttatcatatatatatatatttttttaaattgtcaTTATCAAACCAGGTGGGCAATGGTAACTGAATCAGTCTCTTTTTCTCTGAGCAGGATGCCAGATGAACTAAAAAGGCTGCCAGGCGCTCAACTCCAAGACCAGGCTAGCCATTACGCTGCTAAAGATAATGAGGATTTCATTTCCTATGTCTCTGACCGACAGATACTTCTAATTaggtaaaaaatattttttgtttcttgctttatttttgttattttcagaAAAGGAAAATAGTTAGCGCATGCAATTGCTAATTTTAGTCAACAAGCTGAAGAACTAGACGACCTGAGTACGAGTGTGGAAGGGATTAGATCTGATGGGCTTACCATACACGATAAACTACTTGCACAGGTACACTAGTTTCTTTACTAGAAGTTTAAAGTAGCAATCTTTTGCATTTATCAATGAATGAGTAAATTTGGTTTATCATTTGTCATTAAtgggtaaaataaaattatctgAAGGTTATGACAATTGAGTCCAATTTTCAAATAGGTTGAGGGCTTCCCAAAGTGTATATCTAATGTATACGACCTCTTAAATCCAGTTAGTTAACAAAGAATTAGATTAATTTTACAATAATATACTGTATTAGAAGCATTTTGTAAcccattaattagttataactCGTTAAATGGGGAAACTGTCTTTCTCAACCTGGCTCGTTTTGACCTGCCTTAAAATTTTAACTATGTTGATAAGTTATCCTACCCAGTCAATACGGCAGCTCTACTGAGAGTCATATTGGTTAATCTCTTCATGTGCATAACAAGTAGTAATTCTTATTTCTAATTTGCTATTCAACATAAATGTGCAAACCTTATACTTTTACAAGAGAAATTTATGTGAACTAGGTTCTGAGATGGACGGTATGGCCAATAGTCTTGACTTTGTTCAGGTGAGTCTCCTCTAATATCCACAACAAGAAAACCAAAGCTAGTGCAGACCGGTGTTTAATAATGATATCTAAACTAAATTACCTCTGAGAAAAGTAGCAGTGTTTATGTATAAGGCTAGCGTGAAGGGACAGTTGATGATGATCTTGTTCTTGATCATACTCTTTATTGTATTATTTGTGTTGGTCTTCTTCACCTAGGCTTAGTGGCTTACTGAGGTTAGAAGCCCTTTGTCCATGAGCTTTAATATAGAAGAATTTCTGTTTAGACAATATAGACACTTACTACTAGGCATTAAGACCCTTAATTTGTTGTTAGATGCTCACATTGAACTTGATCATATAATGAAGATAGAGaagttattttaatttgattaaatccATAATAAGTTAACttattcaccaaaaattcataTTAAAAGGAACTATTTTCATTTTGAATAAACGAGTGTATATATTTCCCCCTTCAGATTATCAATCAAATATCATTAGGTTTTGTAGTTAGACCTCATGTCACGTCGGTAAAATGTCCATGTGGAACACTGAGTTTCTTCTAGATTtgtcatttatttttcattttctattggCTTATAAAACTCgctttttcatcttcttcttcgtGACCTCCCCAAGTCAATGaaaaaattggaaaaataacataaaatgttaatttttaatatataatacaagttCGTTCTCTGTTCAACTCCAGTTTAGGTAAAGAGGAATTATTATAATGAATTTAATCTTCCTTGCTTaccataattaatttattaaacagATCTTGTGGCGTCACATTAGTTGATCTGTTCAAAGTTTTTGGTATACAAAACCTGCCTAATTAAATCATTCTGAAATAATATAACAAGTGTTGTCCACCAGCAGCAGATCGAGGAAAATTACTTTTCAAGATATAGAGACAACCCCTTTTACTTCACCGGCAGCACCAAAATTCGCCGGAGAGTGTCATCTCCACTTCCCAATAAGGTTTTTAGTCAATTATCCTTTAAATGTTATACAGgttaaaaaagtttattaaaaacattaaaccATGAATACAATCTTGAAAATATGGACGCTTTTGATATTTTCAAGAGCTAGACATtagggtgtttggcctagcttatttttgaatattataGCTTATCATTGTATTGTTTATTTTCGATAAGCTAAGTTTttcgatttttttatttaaacttacTGATGagtttattttttcatatatatttaagcCATGATAAGTTTACAAGTCTCAAAATAAGTTATACAAATTAAGCTTATCACAAAGAAGCTAAGATACACACAAATAAGCTATTAAGCTTCTAAATTTTGTTGGGAATGAAGTTGGGATGAAGGGTATAATCCATAAAAGAATGGATATTAGTGATTGTAAAGCATATATGGAGTATGAGAAAGTCAATTAAGGAATTAtaagattaattattttatccAAATAGTTGGCCGATTTctgaaagaaaaaacttttcACCGTTGTTACGAAATAGTTTAATCTTTGTTAATAATGGCGTAACAGTTCACATTTCCTGTTTTTGTTAGTTGGATATTCTGGCCCTTTAACTGCATATGAACTCCTAATTAGGATTAAGTTTGGTAAATTATGGATGGCAGTAtaaaatttaatgataattgGAACAGATACTGAGGCTCAGCTTTAAAGCTTATGGAGTGCAATAAAGACGAGGCAATCAAGGCAAAGATGATTGCTGAAAAGAAGTGGGATAAGAATGATTTTGTTGGTGCAAAGAAATTTGCTCAAAAAGCCCAGACTCTATATCCCGGGATTGATGGTATACTTCAATTGTTGGACTCGCTAGATGTGTATATCTCATCAGAGAGTAAGGTTAATGGGGAGTCGGATTGGTACAAGGTATTGGATGTAAATCCATCTGATGATCATAAAACAATTTATAAACGGTACAAGGATTTGGCGTTCAAGCTTCATTCCGATAAAAACAAGTCAGTTACTGCAGATGGTGCGTTTAAAATCGTTCAAGAGGCCTGGGGTTTGTTATCCGACAAGGATAAAAGATCAGCTTATAACCAGAGGAGGAACTCAGGTTCATCCCCCAAT
The Erigeron canadensis isolate Cc75 chromosome 2, C_canadensis_v1, whole genome shotgun sequence DNA segment above includes these coding regions:
- the LOC122588014 gene encoding uncharacterized protein LOC122588014 — translated: MECNKDEAIRAKIIAEKKWADNDFVGAKKFTQKAQTLYPGLDGISQFLIMLDVYISSESKVNGESDWYKVLNVDPSDDDETIRKQYKMLALKLHPDKNKSVGADGAFKIVSEAWSFLSDKDRRSAYNQRRNSHTPPNVNGDHDNSANRSTSNPENCKKTKSTQTKAHKRNKFWTICYRCKLYHVCRKKYLNHSIICPSCCKPFLAAEIAVPTSFSKLAVMATYPSGPGSYAQMPHPLYYTQPPAQATGWAPSSSSSYAQMAPSMGYTQSVAQNAACAPSGPGSYVQMPLPVYYTKPPAQATGWAPSSSSSYAQMAPPMGYTQPVAQNAGWAPPGQMTPPQNTGWPPSGSYAQIPVPMNLTQPTAQATGVPPSAHNSYYKTNINPGSYTQFVQKAHDGLKRDCEDFLAQFTSKRRKGEDGGQSSN
- the LOC122588015 gene encoding syntaxin-61-like, giving the protein MKAISIASTELVSYAIDHAGSERDYMDKNFPCSVSFSLSRMPDELKRLPGAQLQDQASHYAAKDNEDFISYVSDRQILLISQQAEELDDLSTSVEGIRSDGLTIHDKLLAQRNLCELGSEMDGMANSLDFVQRKVAVFMYKASVKGQLMMILFLIILFIVLFVLVFFT